In a single window of the Hippocampus zosterae strain Florida chromosome 6, ASM2543408v3, whole genome shotgun sequence genome:
- the vps13a gene encoding vacuolar protein sorting-associated protein 13A isoform X2, with product MVFESVVVDVLNRFLGDYVVNLDSSQLQLGIWGGDVALRNLEIKENALSQLDIPFKVRAGHIGRLELQIPWKNLYTQSVEATLDGVYLLIVPTASIKYDAEKEEKQLQEARQRELKRIEETKLKVAEQENPTAEKQDTFVEKLVTQIIKNVQVKISNIHIRYEDDVTNPRCPLSFGMSLSNLSLQTCDEDWNPTVLDENARLFYKLVQLDKLFAYWNVNSVLFSNHSPDEALLCLQNSLDLKCSHPADHDFILRPISAGAKLCMNPRSDLDFSSPKVDLMVNLSEVAIELNKPQYISILELLGSVDLMSRNLPYRKYRPDVLVHKNANIWWNYAITSVLEVDVKPRLHMWSWTRIRQHRKLVKHYRELYKIKITSKKPSEELLKELQEPEKTLDIFNITLARQQAEVEASKAGLRIYRPGLKMEEEESQGWISWMWNWGAEPDSETNEVKSTGGGFDELLTPDEKSRLYTAIGYSETAANFIYPKDFEDLKGNFHMEKLSVSIKDRKDKDEIIKLTVGELISSLTQRSGAQAIKFTAELSLFEITGQASNRPAPTLLSSKTVSMGTGTPLLSLFFETNPPDQTANQRFFAESQPLEIIYDAMTVNAMAAFFRPPDDLQLDELTNATLMKLEQFRDRTATGLMYVIETQKVLDLKVNLLASYVIIPQTGFYDGTQNILLLDLGHLQMSSQSKKNLPQLSAVSSKLEDIMLRAYDSFDIQLSNLQFLFSKPDGDWKKARMQRQSPLHILEPVDLQMEFSRAMVVKDSRMAKYKLSGELPLLSLRISDVKLRSVLELVDSIPLPQTNSALANTGVPPLSKPKQFTPQLSTRRHLQLTDKRSSLIFESCETISISSLGSEEDLFYDAPSSPITGQQFFPDSPMPLRYADLNRRKGAAQEERQKNMTDFIMTFEISEFSVQLCRLIGSCQEVTVLHLEVEGLGTELKMRTFDMTSNTYLKEICLRCPEYTDSQNKEIQLITTLDNTEVDMLTLEYIKAAKDGPEFKSLHNNTEQLLKVTFSSLDVNLHTEALLNTMHYLNGLVPQYTQREESEQEELHTIREEDELDEVDEGKTEGAVIAKRKTPKNSKTTAIINMHLRADLRSLKVYIRGRQEMISEIRIEGLVFEVLMRKREMKVLANLKNFIMFDCQETAFYKKAVSIADREVFAFQMIQHTDATEGDAYFDMSQVDTTVTLTVGCIQVVFLNKFLSSILAFINNFQEAKEAVAEVTQQAAEKAASGVVKELSERSTRVSLNVHFKAPVIFVPQSSSSPNVLVADLGFLSVKNHFAKQPSKSYRKIPPVVDIMEVKLTDLKMYRTTFVNGVFRGESNLLQPISLEVEIQRNLSSNWYHSIPTIEITAHLMPLSLILSQDDMVVIFRTLNENLSENSNTATASAPIHTEDSTADKGSRSSGNTERANSNTVVTAAVVETRKNVKLKTTLKADFKIDSMALVLFKPNMNELLFLEPHDNELKLGEFTLGTISTSFTMYSDSSMKATVRLATCLLDDKRPNRKTVSPRMMAMRPGTEKNMMVEVNYRRSHEGTNLDTVVQDVYLCASMEFLLTVADVFLKATKQGFAETPQAKKNPAPLDKNNIPALPEESIPSPAVAPKSEMNVVVRNPEIVFVADLTRADALALVMTTQCELVMKSDAESSRMTAVIQDLKVVACPFLREKRLHNVTTVLQPCQVFFQSSQSPTSPQAMEITINSLSLKVSPIIIKTVITIQSAFNRTMETTEEIESPVPVDMWEKRDWKDLKLWFLEEQGEASMKAAAPLIPQGESLKMDIKSICVTLEAGVGHRTVPMLLAKSSYQGDVKNWSTLINLKSELNLEVHYYNEVVGVWEPLLEPLEDEMRDGFRPWKLEFKMKTKPLKNIEWADEVDYNVPDYKTVILISSKDQLNITLSKCGLAMLSNLGKAFADAAKETAGCFQKDEAPFVVKNRLGLPVFVQYSDMFSPVATHSNDHIVELQDGQTLGMDYSVTTESDQFSAMISLSEKDFYIQPTPAGHTSASMIPLIKVGRRMYSVMHEVSGVTRFLVCQVYSVEGSKYIKIRSPFQIINHFSIPFKVFEGSTYLGTSLPTEEYCVPLDSYRSELSLQPVTGENGEQFECSEGFSYDDINPQQPKIPIQQKCHRSGNLGDVLTVNIVPVKDAVTFKDTGGIGGSFDVPYVLHLWPCVLLRNLLPYPITYKLKDSSECETESTLNPGHSAQLLTAVINQSSLDLRLIDYLAQDWSAQYSLCSEQEEIAFIVFESLRTEEEDYSEGMERRRAELDIAVHVKHDQGQMVVAIHSPYWMVNKTGRLLQYKADDIHRKHPLDYEMPLLFSFKPRYFLKNNKVRLMISESELSDDFSLDTVGSYGDVKCKGQYKDYLVGVKIDTSSFSLTRIVTFMPFYMLVNRTQQTVLICEEGQENWTVVPPEQSAIPFWPENDAKLLKVKTEGFLSPPLTINFTRPENCLLLRLDNTVGGIIVDVNVSDHSATIRFSDYHDGAAPFLIINHTKDQTLKFYQSSQKAAEEEEVEAGKAVHYTWAKPTGSRELCWRCGKYSGKLKSEEDLREDLRKDGKLFVISFYEGLQRVVLFTEELRIYKLLCESEKAQLAEQEIILSLYNVGVSLVNNSSGQEVSYIGITSSDVVWEMKPKKKNRWKPMGNEVAEMLEKRFKEYIESGSIDKAIVDLDNSFQVCLSPNGTDMRLLQPCDAPLRRHFQPGVKVEYSVSPRQSTYRVQIHHIQIQNQLPGAIFPYVFYPVKLPKSVTMDAEPKPLTDLSIVTRAAGHSDIFRIKYFKVLIQEMDLKLDLGFLYAILDLFTPEDASIISVQQEVELFEKDVEYIKTELNHVSSADTTPISLYEYFHISPIKLHLSLSLSTGGEDGMKEKRERELIPVQSLNLLLKSIGATLTDVQDVVFKLAYFELTFQFCTTQQLQWEVIRHYSKQAIKQMYVLVLGLDVLGNPFGLIRGLSEGVEAFFYEPYQGAIQGPEEFVEGMALGVKALVGGAVGGIAGAASRITGAMAKGVAAITMDEEYQQKRREAMNKQPSSLREGLTRGGKGLVSGFVSGITGIVTKPIKGAQKEGAAGFFKGVGKGLVGAVARPTGGIIDMASSTFQGIKRAAETSQDIESLRPPRFIHEDGVIRPYRQREGIGSQMLQKIENGRFAKYRYFAHAKVNDSDFLMITKKGIFFVTTGTFGQLICEWQYLFDEFTKEPTIIENRRLRIEAKERVKSVFHAKEFGKIINFRTPEIATWVLARLEDARESLPKY from the exons ATGGTCTTCGAAAGCGTCGTGGTAGACGTTCTTAATAGGTTTCTGGGTGACTACGTGGTCAACCTTGACAGCTCGCAGCTTCAACTCGGCATCTGGGGAG gtGATGTCGCGCTTCGAAATCTTGAAATTAAGGAGAATGCTTTG AGTCAGCTTGACATTCCTTTTAAAGTGAGAGCGGGACACATAG GGCGACTTGAGCTCCAGATTCCCTGGAAGAACCTTTACACTCAGTCTGTGGAggccacactggatggtgtctATCTGCTCATTGTCCCAACAGCAA GTATCAAGTATGATGCGGAAAAGGAGGAGAAGCAGTTGCAGGAAGCGCGACAGAGGGAGCTGAAAAGGATTGAGGAGACCAAGCTGAAGGTCGCCGAGCAAG AGAACCCCACGGCGGAGAAACAGGACACTTTTGTGGAGAAGCTCGTCACTCAGATCATCAAAAATGTTCAAGTCAAGATCTCCAATATCCACATTCGCTATGAGGATGAT gTCACCAATCCTCGGTGCCCTTTGTCCTTCGGCATGTCGCTTAGCAACCTCAGCCTTCAA ACCTGTGATGAAGACTGGAACCCGACTGTCTTGGATGAGAATGCCAGGCTTTTCTACAAG TTGGTTCAGCTGGACAAATTGTTTGCCTACTGGAATGTCAACTCGGTGCTTTTCTCAAATCACAGTCCGGATGAGGCTTTG TTATGTCTCCAGAATAGCCTGGACCTCAAATGCTCCCATCCTGCTGACCACGATTTCA TTTTGCGTCCCATCTCAGCGGGTGCAAAGCTTTGCATGAATCCCCGGTCAGATTTGGACTTCTCGTCTCCTAAAGTGGATCTCATGGTCAATCTCAGCGAGGTGGCAATTGAGCTTAACAAACCCCAG TACATCAGCATCTTGGAGCTACTAGGCTCAGTGGATTTGATGTCACGTAACCTGCCATACAGAAAATACAGACCCGACGTCTTAGTTCacaaaaatgccaacatttg GTGGAACTACGCCATCACGAGCGTTCTGGAGGTGGACGTGAAGCCTCGTCTCCACATGTGGTCGTGGACTCGCATTCGGCAACACCGCAAGCTGGTGAAGCACTACCGCGAGCTCTACAAGATCAAGATCACCAGCAAAAAACCCAGTGAAGAACTACTCAAGGAACTGCAG GAGCCGGAGAAGACACTAGATATTTTTAACATCACACTAGCCAGACAACAGGCCGAAGTGGAG GCGAGTAAGGCTGGCTTGCGTATTTACCGTCCGGGCTTGaagatggaggaagaggagtcTCAAGGGTGGATCAGCTGGATGTGGAACTGGGGGGCGGAGCCTGACTCTGAAACAAACGAGGTCAAGAGCACAGGAGGAG GCTTTGATGAGCTGTTAACTCCTGATGAGAAATCCAGGCTCTACACTGCCATTGGATACAGTGAGACGGCCGCTAATTTCATTTATCCGAAGGAT TTTGAGGACTTAAAGGGGAATTTCCACATGGAAAAATTGAGCGTCTCCATCAAAGACCGCAAGGACAAAGATGAAATCATCAAGTTGACAGTCGGGGAGCTGATATCCTCTCTGACGCAGAGATCTGGAGCACAAGCCATCAA ATTCACAGCCgagctcagtttgttcgagatcACGGGTCAGGCAAGTAACCGGCCCGCTCCCACCCTCCTTTCGTCCAAGACGGTCAGCATGGGAACAGGAACTCCGCTGCTCAGCCTGTTTTTCGAGACGAACCCTCCAGATCAGACTGCCAATCAGCGGTTCTTTGCTGAATCGCAGCCGCTAGAAATCATCTACGATGCC ATGACGGTAAATGCCATGGCCGCATTCTTCAGGCCTCCTGACGACCTGCAGCTGGACGAACTCACCAACGCCACGCTGATGAAACTGGAGCAGTTTCGAGACCGTACAGCCACTG GACTAATGTATGTGATCGAGACGCAGAAGGTGCTGGATCTGAAGGTGAACCTGTTGGCCTCTTATGTCATCATCCCACAGACGGGCTTCTACGACGGCACTCAGAACATCTTGCTGCTCGATCTCGGACACTTGCAG ATGTCCAGTCAGTCCAAAAAGAATCTGCCTCAGCTCTCAGCGGTCTCTAGCAAACTCGAAGACATCATGCTGAGAGCTTACGACAGCTTTGACATCCAACTCAGCAACCTGCAATTCCTTTTCAGTAAACCAG ACGGCGACTGGAAAAAAGCCCGCATGCAGAGGCAGTCGCCGCTCCACATCCTGGAGCCGGTGGATTTGCAAATGGAATTCAGCAGGGCCATGGTGGTCAAAGACTCACGCATGGCAAA ATATAAACTGTCTGGAGAGCTTCCTCTGCTCTCCCTCCGAATCTCCGACGTCAAACTTCGAAGTGTTCTGGAGCTGGTGGACAGTATCCCACTGCCGCAGACGAATTCTGCTTTGGCCAACACTGGCGTGCCCCCACTTTCAAAG CCCAAGCAGTTCACACCACAATTGTCAACGAGGAGACATCTGCAGTTGACCGACAAGCGCTCCTCTCTGATTTTCGAGTCATGTGAGACCATCAGTATTTCTTCACTTG GGTCCGAAGAAGATTTGTTCTACGACGCCCCCAGCTCTCCTATCACGGGGCAACAGTTCTTCCCCGACAGTCCCATGCCGCTGCGCTACGCCGACCTGAACAGACGAAAGGGTGCCGCACAGGAGGAGCGTCAGAAGAACATGACTGACTTTATCATGACGTTTGAAATCAGCGAG TTCTCTGTCCAGTTGTGCCGCCTCATTGGCAGCTGTCAGGAGGTCACGGTGCTCCACTTGGAGGTGGAGGGCCTCGGCACTGAGCTGAAAATGCGCACCTTCGACATGACATCCAACACTTACCTCAAGGAGATCTGCCTCAGGTGTCCCGAATATACAG ATTCCCAAAACAAGGAAATTCAACTCATCACTACTTTGGATAACACAGAGGTCGATATGCTCACACTAGAGTATATTAAA GCTGCGAAAGACGGGCCGGAGTTCAAGTCCCTACACAACAACACAGAGCAGCTACTCAAG GTGACTTTCTCATCGCTGGATGTTAATCTCCACACGGAGGCGCTCCTCAACACCATGCACTACCTCAACGGTCTGGTGCCGCAATACACCCAAAGGGAGGAGAGCGAGCAGGAGGAGCTTCACACCATCCGTGAGGAAGACGAGCTGGACGAGGTGGACGAGGGCAAGACGGAGGGGGCGGTCATTGCCAAGAGAAAAA CACCAAAGAATTCCAAGACCACAGCCATCATCAATATGCACCTCCGAGCCGATCTGCGCTCTCTGAAGGTTTACATTCGAGGACGGCAAGAAATGATCTCGGAGATCAGAATCGAAG GACTGGTTTTTGAGGTTCTGATGAGGAAGCGAGAGATGAAGGTCTTGGCCAACCTGAAGAACTTCATCATGTTTGACTGTCAAGAAACCGCCTTCTATAAGAAG GCTGTGTCTATAGCAGACAGGGAGGTGTTTGCCTTCCAAATGATCCAACACACTGACGCGACCGAGGGAGACGCCTACTTTGACATGTCTCAGGTTGACACCACAGTTACGTTGACAGTGGGATGCATCCAGGTTGTCTTCCTCAACAAGTTTTTGTCCTCCATACTG GCATTCATTAACAACTTCCAAGAGGCAAAGGAGGCTGTCGCCGAGGTGACCCAGCAGGCGGCCGAAAAGGCGGCATCCGGCGTGGTGAAAGAGCTGTCGGAGCGCAGTACTCGCGTCTCTCTCAACGTTCACTTCAAAGCGCCCGTCATCTTCGTCCCGCAGTCGTCCTCGTCCCCCAACGTCCTGGTGGCCGACTTGGGCTTCCTATCGGTCAAGAATCACTTTGCTAAGCAGCCCTCGAAGAGTTACCGCAAGATCCCGCCTGTGGTGGACATTATGGAAGTCAAGCTCACGGACCTCAAGATGTACAG GACGACATTTGTTAATGGAGTGTTTCGGGGTGAAAGCAACCTTTTGCAGCCAATCAGTCTGGAAGTGGAGATCCAGAGGAATCTTTCGTCCAACTGGTACCACAGCATACCCACCATTGAGATCACAGCTCATCTTATGCCCTTGAGC TTGATCCTCAGCCAGGATGATATGGTGGTTATCTTCAGGACTCTCAATGAAAACCTCTCGGAGAACTCGAACACTGCCACCGCCTCTGCACCAATTCACACTGAAGACTCGACAGCTGATAAGGGATCCCGCAGCTCGGGAAACACAGAAAGAGCCAACA GCAACACAGTTGTGACGGCGGCTGTAGTGGAGACTCGGAAGAATGTCAAGCTGAAGACAACCCTGAAAGCGGACTTCAAGATTGACTCCATGGCGCTGGTCTTATTTAAGCCCAATATGAATGAG CTTCTCTTTTTGGAGCCACACGATAATGAGCTGAAACTGGGCGAGTTCACCTTGGGCACCATTTCCACCTCCTTTACCATGTACTCGGACAGCTCCATGAAGGCCACCGTCCGTCTGGCTACCTGCCTCCTCGATGACAAGAGGCCAAATCGCAAGACAGTCAGCCCAAG gatgatgGCCATGCGTCCCGGAacggaaaaaaacatgatggtGGAGGTCAACTACCGGCGGAGCCACGAAGGCACCAACCTAGACACGGTGGTACAGGACGTGTACCTGTGCGCCAGCATGGAGTTCCTCCTTACTGTGGCAGATGTTTTCCTGAAAGCCACCAAGCAAGGCTTTGCTGAAACACCTCAAGCCAAGAAAAACCCAGCTCCGCTAGATAAAAACAACATCCCTGCCCTGCCAGAGGAATCAA TTCCGTCTCCAGCCGTCGCGCCAAAGTCCGAGATGAACGTCGTCGTGCGAAACCCAGAGATCGTGTTCGTGGCCGACCTGACGCGTGCCGACGCGCTGGCCCTGGTGATGACCACGCAGTGCGAGTTAGTCATGAAAAGCGACGCAGAGAGTTCAAGGATGACGGCCGTCATCCAAGACCTCAAG GTGGTGGCGTGTCCTTTCCTCAGGGAGAAGAGACTCCACAACGTGACCACAGTTCTGCAGCCGTGCCAGGTGTTCTTTCAAAGTTCTCAGTCCCCAACATCCCCGCAAGCTATGGAGATCACTATCAATTCTCTCTCGCTCAAG GTTTCGCCCATTATCATCAAGACGGTCATCACCATCCAGTCGGCCTTTAACCGCACTATGGAGACCACAGAGGAGATTGAAAGTCCTGTCCCTGTGGACATGTGGGAGAAACGGGACTGGAAGGATCTCAAACTATGGTTCTTGGAGGAGCAGGGAGAAGCCAGCATGAAAGCAGCAGCCCCACTCATCCCACAGGGGGAGTCACTTAAG ATGGACATCAAATCAATCTGTGTGACGTTGGAGGCTGGAGTGGGCCACCGCACCGTGCCCATGCTTCTGGCAAAATCCTCCTACCAAGGAGATGTCAAAAACTGGTCCACACTCATTAACTTGAAGAGTGAACTGAATTTAGAG GTCCATTATTACAACGAGGTGGTGGGTGTGTGGGAGCCGCTGCTGGAGCCGTTAGAAGACGAGATGAGAGATGGATTCCGACCCTGGAAATTGGAATTCAAG ATGAAAACAAAGCCATTGAAGAACATCGAGTGGGCCGATGAGGTGGATTACAATGTCCCCGATTACAAGACTGTCATTTTGATCAGCAGCAAGGACCAGCTCAATATCACCCTCTCCAAATGTGGACTTGCTATGCTGAGTAACCTGGGCAAG GCTTTTGCCGACGCTGCCAAAGAGACGGCCGGGTGCTTCCAGAAGGACGAGGCTCCGTTCGTGGTGAAGAACCGCCTGGGCCTGCCCGTGTTTGTCCAGTACAGCGACATGTTTTCCCCGGTGGCCACGCACAGCAACGACCATATTGTCGAGCTTCAGGATGGCCAAACGCTCGGGATGGACTATTCCGTCACCACCGAGTCGGACCAGTTCTCAGCCATGATCTCGCTCAGTGAAAAGGATTTCTACATACAACCGA CTCCAGCGGGTCACACATCAGCCAGCATGATCCCCTTGATTAAAGTTGGCCGGAGAATGTACAGTGTCATGCACGAGGTGTCGGGAGTCACGCGCTTCCTGGTCTGTCAGGTGTATTCCGTGGAAGGCAGCAAGTACATCAAGATTCGCTCGCCTTTCCAG ATCATCAATCATTTCTCCATCCCCTTTAAAGTGTTTGAGGGGTCAACATATTTGGGTACCTCGTTACCCACAGAGGAGTACTGTGTCCCTCTGGACTCGTACAG GTCTGAGCTGAGCCTGCAGCCGGTCACAGGTGAAAACGGTGAGCAGTTTGAGTGCTCGGAGGGCTTCAGCTATGACGACATCAACCCCCAGCAGCCCAAGATTCCCATTCAACAGAAGTGCCACCGCAGCGGCAATCTGGGCGACGTGCTGACGGTCAACATTGTGCCTGTGAAAGACGCAGTGACGTTTAAAGACACAGGCGGCATTGGGGGCAGCTTTGACGTGCCATATGTTCTCCATCTGTGGCCTTGTGTCCTGCTACGAAATCTGCTGCCTTACCCGATCACCTATAAACTCAAA GACAGCAGCGAGTGTGAAACAGAGTCCACGTTGAACCCGGGCCACTCCGCCCAACTTCTCACTGCCGTCATCAACCAATCCAGCCTGGACCTTCGCCTGATCGACTACCTCGCTCAAGACTGGTCTGCTCAGTACAG CCTGTGCAGTGAGCAGGAGGAAATTGCCTTCATCGTGTTTGAGTCCCTCCGCACGGAGGAGGAAGACTACAGCGAAGGGATGGAGAGGCGGCGGGCTGAGCTGGACATCGCCGTGCACGTCAAGCACGACCAGGGCCAGATGGTGGTGGCCATCCACTCACCATACTGGATGGTGAACAAGACGGGCAGACTGCTGCAGTACAAGGCGGACGACATCCACCGCAAGCACCCGCTGGATTATGAGATGCCGCTGCTCTTCTCCTTCAAACCTCGTTACTTCCTGAAGAACAACAAG GTCCGTCTCATGATCTCTGAAAGCGAACTCTCTGATGATTTCTCCCTGGATACCGTTGGGAGCTACGGAGATGTGAAATGCAAAGGCCAGTATAAAGATTATCTG GTCGGCGTGAAGATCGACACGAGCAGCTTCAGTCTCACCCGCATCGTCACCTTCATGCCATTTTACATGCTAGTCAACAGGACTCAGCAGACTGTCCTCATATGTGAGGAGGGCCAGGAGAACTGGACCGTAGTCCCGCCTGAACAG TCCGCCATTCCGTTCTGGCCTGAAAATGATGCCAAGCTTCTGAAAGTCAAAACAGAAGGCTTTCTGTCTCCGCCTCTCACCATCAACTTCACACGTCCAGAGAACTGCTTATTGCTGCGCTTGGATAACACT gtgGGCGGTATCATTGTTGATGTCAATGTATCGGACCACTCGGCCACCATCCGATTTTCCGACTACCACGATGGCGCAGCACCCTTCCTTATCATCAACCACACTAAAGACCAGACCTTGAAGTTCTATCAGAG CTCCCAGAAGGCagcagaagaggaggaggtagaGGCTGGGAAAGCCGTGCATTACACTTGGGCCAAGCCCACGGGCTCCCGGGAGCTTTGCTGGAGGTGCGGCAAATATAGCGGGAAGCTGAAGAGCGAAGAG GATCTGCGTGAGGACCTGAGGAAGGACGGCAAACTTTTTGTTATCTCCTTTTATGAAG GTCTCCAGCGCGTGGTGCTGTTCACAGAGGAACTGCGCATCTACAAGCTGCTGTGCGAGAGCGAGAAGGCACAGTTAGCCGAGCAGGAAATCATCCTGTCGCTCTACAACGTCGGCGTTTCACTGGTCAACAACAGCAGCGGCCAAGAAGTCTCCTACATCGGGATCACCAG TTCCGACGTGGTGTGGGAAATGAAGCCCAAGAAGAAGAACCGTTGGAAGCCCATGGGCAATGAAGTGGCTGAGATGCTAGAGAAACGCTTCAAAGAGTACATTGAATCCGGATCCATTGACAAAGCCATCGTCGACCTGGACAACAGCTTCCAG GTTTGCCTGTCTCCCAATGGGACGGACATGCGATTGCTGCAGCCGTGCGACGCCCCTCTCAGAAGGCACTTCCAGCCGGGCGTCAAGGTGGAGTACAGCGTCTCGCCGCGCCAGAGCACCTACCGGGTCCAAATCCACCACATACAG ATCCAGAATCAGCTCCCAGGAGCCATCTTTCCCTATGTTTTTTACCCGGTAAAGCTTCCAAAGTCTGTCACCATGGACGCAG AACCCAAGCCTCTGACCGACCTAAGCATCGTCAcgagggcagcaggccactcTGACATCTTCCGCATCAA GTACTTCAAGGTACTGATCCAGGAAATGGATCTGAAGCTGGATCTGGGCTTCCTCTATGCAATCCTCGACCTGTTTACCCCAGAGGATGCCAGCATCATAAGCGTCCAACAGGAG GTGGAACTGTTTGAGAAAGATGTGGAGTACATTAAGACGGAGCTGAACCACGTTTCCTCCGCTGATACCACGCCCATCAGTCTATACGAGTACTTCCACATTTCCCCCATCAAG CTCCATTTGAGTTTATCTCTGAGTACGGGTGGGGAGGACGGCATGAAGGAAAAGAGGGAGAGGGAGCTCATACCTGTCCAGTCGCTCAACCTCCTGCTCAAGAGCATTGGCGCCACGCTCACCGACGTGCAGGACGTCGTCTTCAA GCTTGCATACTTTGAGTTGACGTTCCAGTTCTGTACCACCCAGCAGCTCCAGTGGGAAGTCATCAGGCATTATTCCAAACAG GCAATCAAGCAAATGTATGTCCTGGTGCTGGGCCTAGATGTACTGGGAAATCCCTTCGGTCTGATCAGAGGACTGTCCGAGGGAGTCGAGGCCTTCTTCTATGAGCCCTATCAG